The following are encoded together in the Pedobacter steynii genome:
- a CDS encoding glycoside hydrolase family 88/105 protein, giving the protein MNRNLFLGITSLLSFSLFCGTGLLHAQPTSADLKNWPKGTSPKEIGTRVADHFVVTPHTNFGRPTPPKVITYPESCAWYGALTFAKASGNKKLTQRLAERFEPLFGEESKMVPIPDHVDYCVFGSVPLELYLQTKDKKYLDLGISIAEKQWGPPEGPRVKEESHEFYKQGYTWQTRLWIDDMYMITALQAQAFRATGNQKYIDQAAKEMVFYLDQLQKPNGLFYHAPDVPFYWGRGDGWMAAGMAELLSSMPKSNPNRARIMKGYSDMMASLLKYQGKNGMWNQLIDDPEAWPETSATGMFTFAMITGVKNGWLDKETYGKAARKGWLGLVSYINENAEITNVCEGTNKKNDRQYYLDRKQNTGDLHGQAPILWCATALLR; this is encoded by the coding sequence ATGAATAGAAATCTTTTTTTAGGCATAACCAGTCTTCTATCTTTTTCCCTTTTTTGTGGAACGGGCCTTTTACACGCCCAACCTACCTCTGCAGATTTAAAAAACTGGCCAAAGGGCACATCTCCGAAAGAAATTGGCACCAGGGTAGCCGATCACTTTGTTGTTACTCCACATACCAATTTTGGCCGTCCAACCCCTCCAAAGGTCATCACTTATCCGGAATCATGTGCCTGGTATGGAGCTTTGACTTTCGCCAAAGCCAGTGGAAATAAAAAACTGACACAGCGCCTTGCAGAACGGTTCGAACCTTTATTTGGAGAAGAGTCAAAGATGGTTCCCATTCCTGATCACGTGGATTACTGTGTTTTTGGCTCGGTTCCTCTGGAATTATACCTTCAGACAAAAGATAAAAAATACCTGGACCTTGGGATTTCTATCGCAGAAAAACAATGGGGACCGCCGGAAGGGCCACGCGTAAAAGAAGAATCACACGAATTTTATAAACAAGGATACACCTGGCAAACCAGGTTATGGATTGACGACATGTATATGATCACCGCATTACAGGCACAGGCATTCCGCGCCACTGGAAATCAGAAATACATCGATCAGGCGGCAAAAGAAATGGTTTTCTATTTAGATCAGCTTCAAAAACCCAATGGGCTGTTTTATCATGCTCCTGATGTACCTTTCTATTGGGGAAGAGGAGATGGATGGATGGCCGCAGGGATGGCAGAATTACTTAGCTCCATGCCCAAAAGCAATCCAAACAGAGCAAGGATCATGAAAGGTTACAGCGATATGATGGCCTCATTACTAAAATATCAGGGAAAGAACGGCATGTGGAACCAATTAATTGATGATCCTGAAGCATGGCCGGAAACATCAGCAACAGGAATGTTCACTTTTGCGATGATTACAGGAGTTAAAAACGGGTGGCTGGATAAAGAGACTTATGGAAAAGCAGCCAGAAAGGGATGGCTTGGACTGGTATCTTACATCAATGAAAATGCAGAGATTACCAATGTCTGCGAAGGTACAAACAAGAAAAATGACCGTCAGTATTACCTGGACAGAAAACAAAATACAGGTGATCTTCATGGACAGGCCCCAATCTTATGGTGCGCAACCGCCTTACTACGTTAA
- a CDS encoding DNA alkylation repair protein, whose translation MSSLLKDIYSPAFYDRLSDVLLQTVPAFDKKKFTVQIFDQDFEHKELKARMKHTAQVLHVFLPNDYGQTVDLLFEIITGLRKNRIGEDGLAFMFLPDYIETYGMEDYENSVRAIEFITQFVSCEFSVRPFILKYEDRMLEQMTAWSLHENHKVRRLSSEGTRPRLPWAMALPKLKKDPAPVLPLLENLKNDPSEWVRRSVANHINDIAKDNPDIVIDLAKRWKGIHKETDAIIKHGCRTLLKQGHPEILKHYGLESKDIQISGFEISTPVTRIGEDLHFSYYLHNQEQKEQIIRLEYGLYYRRQNGTLSKKVFKISEKIYQANEKVKVSRKQSFKFITTRKFYPGIQQLSVIVNGEEKEVLNFELSE comes from the coding sequence ATGAGTAGCCTCCTTAAAGATATATATTCACCAGCTTTTTACGACAGACTATCTGATGTCCTCTTGCAGACCGTTCCTGCCTTTGATAAAAAGAAATTTACAGTGCAGATTTTTGATCAGGACTTCGAACATAAAGAACTAAAAGCAAGAATGAAGCATACTGCACAGGTACTGCATGTGTTTCTTCCAAACGATTACGGGCAAACGGTAGACCTGTTGTTCGAAATCATTACCGGACTCAGGAAAAACAGAATCGGAGAAGATGGACTGGCATTTATGTTTCTGCCGGATTACATAGAGACTTACGGAATGGAGGACTATGAAAATTCTGTACGGGCAATTGAGTTCATTACTCAGTTCGTCAGCTGCGAATTTTCGGTAAGACCCTTTATCCTTAAATATGAAGATCGGATGCTGGAACAGATGACTGCATGGTCACTTCATGAAAATCATAAAGTGAGGCGCTTATCGAGCGAAGGAACTAGACCCAGATTGCCATGGGCAATGGCGCTACCTAAGCTTAAAAAGGATCCTGCCCCGGTTTTGCCACTTTTAGAAAATCTGAAAAATGATCCTTCCGAATGGGTGAGAAGAAGTGTTGCCAACCACATCAATGATATTGCGAAGGATAATCCTGATATCGTTATTGATCTTGCAAAACGTTGGAAAGGCATACATAAAGAAACAGACGCCATCATCAAACATGGCTGCAGAACATTGCTGAAGCAAGGACATCCGGAAATATTAAAACATTATGGTTTGGAAAGTAAGGACATTCAAATCAGCGGATTTGAGATTTCAACTCCGGTAACTCGGATTGGTGAAGATCTGCATTTTTCTTATTACCTCCATAATCAGGAACAAAAAGAGCAAATCATCAGGTTGGAGTATGGATTGTACTACAGGAGACAAAACGGAACATTATCAAAGAAGGTATTTAAGATCAGTGAGAAAATCTACCAGGCAAATGAAAAGGTGAAGGTTTCCCGTAAGCAGAGCTTTAAATTTATCACCACCAGGAAATTTTATCCGGGAATACAGCAATTGTCGGTGATTGTGAATGGAGAAGAAAAGGAAGTGCTGAACTTTGAGCTGAGTGAATAA
- a CDS encoding ATP-binding protein encodes MKKCLSLMFIITLSLQLKAQHSLLKLWETDSVINLPESVLPDLKAKMLYVSVMGNNPNDKDGIGGIGKIKPNGKVIDLNWISGLNSPKGLAISANLMYVADLTDVVVIDIAKGEILRKIPIENTKFLNDITVNEKGIVYVSDSRTKRIYKIENDAPSLYLDSINGVNGLKAIGEDLYILGGRNFLKADAGKKITKIAELPNGGDGLEPIGNGDFLCSSWGGYVYYVYADGRCDLLLDTHLEKKNTADIGYDPEKRIVYIPTFYKKTVMAYQLQ; translated from the coding sequence ATGAAAAAATGTCTCTCTCTGATGTTCATCATCACCCTATCCCTGCAATTAAAAGCACAGCATAGCTTGCTGAAACTATGGGAAACGGATAGTGTAATTAATCTGCCGGAGTCTGTTTTACCGGATTTGAAAGCTAAAATGCTGTATGTGTCTGTCATGGGAAATAATCCGAATGATAAAGACGGAATCGGAGGAATCGGGAAGATTAAACCGAATGGTAAGGTGATTGATCTCAACTGGATTTCCGGATTAAACTCTCCAAAGGGATTGGCGATATCTGCTAACCTGATGTATGTTGCCGACCTGACTGATGTCGTGGTGATTGATATTGCCAAAGGGGAAATACTCCGCAAGATTCCTATAGAAAATACCAAATTTCTGAATGACATCACTGTGAACGAAAAAGGGATCGTATATGTCTCGGATTCCAGAACAAAAAGGATTTATAAAATTGAAAATGATGCACCCAGCTTGTACCTTGACAGCATCAACGGGGTTAATGGTTTAAAAGCCATCGGCGAGGATTTATATATCCTTGGCGGGAGGAATTTTTTGAAAGCTGATGCCGGAAAAAAGATCACTAAAATAGCAGAATTGCCAAATGGAGGAGATGGATTGGAACCAATCGGAAATGGTGATTTTCTCTGCTCAAGTTGGGGTGGATATGTATATTATGTGTATGCTGACGGCAGATGCGATTTGCTGCTGGATACCCATTTAGAAAAGAAGAATACAGCTGATATAGGTTATGATCCAGAAAAAAGGATAGTATATATCCCCACTTTTTATAAAAAGACAGTAATGGCTTATCAGTTACAATAA